CCCGCGCGAGCTGGTCCTGCGCATCAAGAAGCTCCTGGCGCGGGCGCCGGCGGCCGATACGGCGGCGGCGTTGATCCGGTTCGGCGATCTCGCGATCGATGTGCCGCGGCACGAGGTGCGGTGGCGGGACGAGCCGATCGCGCTGACCGCGACGGAGTTCAAGCTGCTGCAAGTGCTCGCCCAGCGACGCGGCCGCGTGCAGACGCGCGACCGGCTGTTGCAGGATGTGTGGGGTTACGAGAACCCGATCGACAGTCGGACGGTGGACACGCACATGCGCCGCCTGCGCGAGAAACTCGGCGACGCTGCCCAGTACCTGGAGACGATCCGCGGTGTCGGCTACCGCT
The DNA window shown above is from Opitutus sp. ER46 and carries:
- a CDS encoding response regulator transcription factor; this encodes MKPKILVVDDEPDALEVLGFKLKEAGYAPIFAKDGSRAITAARDEHPDLIVLDLMLPEVDGLEVCKVLRRDNTTAGIPIVMLTARAAEMDRVIGLELGADDYVTKPFSPRELVLRIKKLLARAPAADTAAALIRFGDLAIDVPRHEVRWRDEPIALTATEFKLLQVLAQRRGRVQTRDRLLQDVWGYENPIDSRTVDTHMRRLREKLGDAAQYLETIRGVGYRFIATE